The following proteins come from a genomic window of Takifugu rubripes chromosome 11, fTakRub1.2, whole genome shotgun sequence:
- the LOC101063924 gene encoding acetylcholinesterase-like isoform X1, whose protein sequence is MVTLCHYAIIVLLPHFLSVSSADENDLLVTVKNGKVQGTLLPVLNGNVRAFLGIPYAKPPVGKLRFRNPEPIDSWEGVKNANSFSNTCFQLADMTLAGFRGAEMWNPNTPVNEDCLYLNVWTPQAQASSPLPVMIWIYGGGFTTGTSSLELYDGRYLTKSEDVIVVSMNYRVGVLGFLSLPNNTNVHGNAGLMDQRLAIQWVVDNIAAFGGDPSQITLFGESAGSVCVGFHVLSPGSNVLFKRAVMQSGAPTAHWTTVSLSEAWNRSTMLGMSVGCNKPIELETCLQSINVSHLVTVQYGVLSNPSTSDIPFLPVVDGDFLPDEVDALISNSSIQKKEVFLGLNHDEGTYFLVYTVAGFDITSQSLITKAQFLNGLDHILASAQTITKETVTFQYTDWADEENGTKNRDSLNRMLSEYMFICPVTDFAYRYQKAGGKPFLYYFQHRSSRNPWPEWMGVMHGYEIEFVFGLPLNPSLGYTEEEVNMSKRFMKYWATFARTGNPGIDGQPWPMFTSEKREYVTLDTQNPEYKSNLRADDCQFWNSLIPQIRKMAADLQTCSGAIEPILSFTSFLLMSLYYLLIQ, encoded by the exons ATGGTGACACTTTGCCATTATGCCATCATTGTTCTccttcctcatttcctgtctgtttcctcTGCCGATGAAAATGACCTTTTAGTCACTGTTAAAAATGGGAAAGTTCAAGGGACTTTGCTGCCAGTGTTGAATGGGAATGTTAGAGCATTCCTTGGAATTCCCTATGCTAAACCTCCTGTTGGAAAGCTACGATTCAGGAATCCGGAGCCAATAGATTCATGGGAAGGAGTAAAGAATGCCAACAGCTTCTCAAACACCTGCTTCCAGCTGGCAGACATGACACTTGCAG gattcagaggagcagaaatgtgGAACCCAAACACACCAGTGAATGAGGACTGTCTGTACCTGAACGTGTGGACTCCACAGGCTCAAGCTTCATCACCGCTGCCTGTCATGATCTGGATCTATGGAGGCGGGTTCACCACAGGAACATCATCCTTGGAGCTGTATGATGGTCGCTACTTGACTAAGTCTGAAGATGTGATCGTGGTATCCATGAACTACAG AGTTGGTGTTTTGGGATTCCTGTCTCTTCCGAACAACACTAACGTTCATGGTAATGCAGGCCTAATGGACCAGCGCTTGGCCATCCAGTGGGTGGTGGATAACATCGCTGCATTTGGAGGAGATCCTTCACAG ATAACTCTGTTCGGAGAAAGCGCAGGATCAGTCTGTGTGGGCTTCCATGTTCTCTCTCCTGGCAGCAATGTTCTCTTTAAAAGAGCTGTGATGCAAAGTGGAGCTCCAACAGCACACTGGACCACAGTGAGCCTCAGCGAGGCGTGGAACAG GTCTACAATGTTGGGAATGTCGGTTGGATGTAACAAACCGATTGAGCTGGAAACATGTTTGCAGAGTATTAATGTCAGTCATTTGGTAACGGTCCAATATGGGGTTTTATCAAACCCCTCAACCTCTGACATCCCATTTCTTCCTGTCGTGGATGGGGACTTCCTTCCAGATGAAGTAGAT GCATTGATAAGTAATTCCAGCATCCAAAAGAAGGAAGTTTTTTTGGGTCTGAATCATGATGAAGGAACTTACTTCTTAGTCTACACAGTTGCTGGTTTTGATATCACCAGCCAAAGTCTCATCACCAAGGCTCAATTTCTCAATGGACTGGACCACATATTGGCAAGTGCTCAAACTATCACAAAGGAAACAGTAACTTTTCAGTATACTGACTGGGCAGATGAGGAGAACGGCACCAAAAATCGTGACTCACTGAACAGAATGCTTTCGGAATATATGTTCATCTGTCCAGTAACAGATTTTGCCTACAG GTATCAAAAAGCTGGTGGTAAGCCTTTCCTTTATTACTTCCAACACCGATCATCCAGAAACCCGTGGCCAGAATGGATGGGTGTCATGCATGGCTACGAGATTGAATTTGTGTTTGGATTACCACTGAATCCATCTCTGGGATacacagaagaggaggtgaaCATGAGCAAGAGGTTCATGAAGTATTGGGCCACCTTTGCTCGAACTGG GAATCCAGGCATTGATGGACAACCCTGGCCCATGTTCACTAGTGAAAAAAGGGAGTATGTCACTCTGGATACCCAGAATCCAGAATACAAGTCAAACCTGAGAGCTGATGACTGCCAATTCTGGAACAGTTTAATACCTCAAATTAGAAAAATGGCAG CTGATCTGCAGACTTGCAGTGGAGCAATTGAGCCAATCCTTTCTttcacttccttccttcttaTGTCTCTTTATTACCTTCTGATCCAGTAA
- the LOC101063924 gene encoding acetylcholinesterase-like isoform X2 gives MVTLCHYAIIVLLPHFLSVSSADENDLLVTVKNGKVQGTLLPVLNGNVRAFLGIPYAKPPVGKLRFRNPEPIDSWEGVKNANSFSNTCFQLADMTLAGFRGAEMWNPNTPVNEDCLYLNVWTPQAQASSPLPVMIWIYGGGFTTGTSSLELYDGRYLTKSEDVIVVSMNYRVGVLGFLSLPNNTNVHGNAGLMDQRLAIQWVVDNIAAFGGDPSQITLFGESAGSVCVGFHVLSPGSNVLFKRAVMQSGAPTAHWTTVSLSEAWNRSTMLGMSVGCNKPIELETCLQSINVSHLVTVQYGVLSNPSTSDIPFLPVVDGDFLPDEALISNSSIQKKEVFLGLNHDEGTYFLVYTVAGFDITSQSLITKAQFLNGLDHILASAQTITKETVTFQYTDWADEENGTKNRDSLNRMLSEYMFICPVTDFAYRYQKAGGKPFLYYFQHRSSRNPWPEWMGVMHGYEIEFVFGLPLNPSLGYTEEEVNMSKRFMKYWATFARTGNPGIDGQPWPMFTSEKREYVTLDTQNPEYKSNLRADDCQFWNSLIPQIRKMAADLQTCSGAIEPILSFTSFLLMSLYYLLIQ, from the exons ATGGTGACACTTTGCCATTATGCCATCATTGTTCTccttcctcatttcctgtctgtttcctcTGCCGATGAAAATGACCTTTTAGTCACTGTTAAAAATGGGAAAGTTCAAGGGACTTTGCTGCCAGTGTTGAATGGGAATGTTAGAGCATTCCTTGGAATTCCCTATGCTAAACCTCCTGTTGGAAAGCTACGATTCAGGAATCCGGAGCCAATAGATTCATGGGAAGGAGTAAAGAATGCCAACAGCTTCTCAAACACCTGCTTCCAGCTGGCAGACATGACACTTGCAG gattcagaggagcagaaatgtgGAACCCAAACACACCAGTGAATGAGGACTGTCTGTACCTGAACGTGTGGACTCCACAGGCTCAAGCTTCATCACCGCTGCCTGTCATGATCTGGATCTATGGAGGCGGGTTCACCACAGGAACATCATCCTTGGAGCTGTATGATGGTCGCTACTTGACTAAGTCTGAAGATGTGATCGTGGTATCCATGAACTACAG AGTTGGTGTTTTGGGATTCCTGTCTCTTCCGAACAACACTAACGTTCATGGTAATGCAGGCCTAATGGACCAGCGCTTGGCCATCCAGTGGGTGGTGGATAACATCGCTGCATTTGGAGGAGATCCTTCACAG ATAACTCTGTTCGGAGAAAGCGCAGGATCAGTCTGTGTGGGCTTCCATGTTCTCTCTCCTGGCAGCAATGTTCTCTTTAAAAGAGCTGTGATGCAAAGTGGAGCTCCAACAGCACACTGGACCACAGTGAGCCTCAGCGAGGCGTGGAACAG GTCTACAATGTTGGGAATGTCGGTTGGATGTAACAAACCGATTGAGCTGGAAACATGTTTGCAGAGTATTAATGTCAGTCATTTGGTAACGGTCCAATATGGGGTTTTATCAAACCCCTCAACCTCTGACATCCCATTTCTTCCTGTCGTGGATGGGGACTTCCTTCCAGATGAA GCATTGATAAGTAATTCCAGCATCCAAAAGAAGGAAGTTTTTTTGGGTCTGAATCATGATGAAGGAACTTACTTCTTAGTCTACACAGTTGCTGGTTTTGATATCACCAGCCAAAGTCTCATCACCAAGGCTCAATTTCTCAATGGACTGGACCACATATTGGCAAGTGCTCAAACTATCACAAAGGAAACAGTAACTTTTCAGTATACTGACTGGGCAGATGAGGAGAACGGCACCAAAAATCGTGACTCACTGAACAGAATGCTTTCGGAATATATGTTCATCTGTCCAGTAACAGATTTTGCCTACAG GTATCAAAAAGCTGGTGGTAAGCCTTTCCTTTATTACTTCCAACACCGATCATCCAGAAACCCGTGGCCAGAATGGATGGGTGTCATGCATGGCTACGAGATTGAATTTGTGTTTGGATTACCACTGAATCCATCTCTGGGATacacagaagaggaggtgaaCATGAGCAAGAGGTTCATGAAGTATTGGGCCACCTTTGCTCGAACTGG GAATCCAGGCATTGATGGACAACCCTGGCCCATGTTCACTAGTGAAAAAAGGGAGTATGTCACTCTGGATACCCAGAATCCAGAATACAAGTCAAACCTGAGAGCTGATGACTGCCAATTCTGGAACAGTTTAATACCTCAAATTAGAAAAATGGCAG CTGATCTGCAGACTTGCAGTGGAGCAATTGAGCCAATCCTTTCTttcacttccttccttcttaTGTCTCTTTATTACCTTCTGATCCAGTAA
- the LOC101063924 gene encoding acetylcholinesterase-like isoform X3: MWNPNTPVNEDCLYLNVWTPQAQASSPLPVMIWIYGGGFTTGTSSLELYDGRYLTKSEDVIVVSMNYRVGVLGFLSLPNNTNVHGNAGLMDQRLAIQWVVDNIAAFGGDPSQITLFGESAGSVCVGFHVLSPGSNVLFKRAVMQSGAPTAHWTTVSLSEAWNRSTMLGMSVGCNKPIELETCLQSINVSHLVTVQYGVLSNPSTSDIPFLPVVDGDFLPDEVDALISNSSIQKKEVFLGLNHDEGTYFLVYTVAGFDITSQSLITKAQFLNGLDHILASAQTITKETVTFQYTDWADEENGTKNRDSLNRMLSEYMFICPVTDFAYRYQKAGGKPFLYYFQHRSSRNPWPEWMGVMHGYEIEFVFGLPLNPSLGYTEEEVNMSKRFMKYWATFARTGNPGIDGQPWPMFTSEKREYVTLDTQNPEYKSNLRADDCQFWNSLIPQIRKMAADLQTCSGAIEPILSFTSFLLMSLYYLLIQ, from the exons atgtgGAACCCAAACACACCAGTGAATGAGGACTGTCTGTACCTGAACGTGTGGACTCCACAGGCTCAAGCTTCATCACCGCTGCCTGTCATGATCTGGATCTATGGAGGCGGGTTCACCACAGGAACATCATCCTTGGAGCTGTATGATGGTCGCTACTTGACTAAGTCTGAAGATGTGATCGTGGTATCCATGAACTACAG AGTTGGTGTTTTGGGATTCCTGTCTCTTCCGAACAACACTAACGTTCATGGTAATGCAGGCCTAATGGACCAGCGCTTGGCCATCCAGTGGGTGGTGGATAACATCGCTGCATTTGGAGGAGATCCTTCACAG ATAACTCTGTTCGGAGAAAGCGCAGGATCAGTCTGTGTGGGCTTCCATGTTCTCTCTCCTGGCAGCAATGTTCTCTTTAAAAGAGCTGTGATGCAAAGTGGAGCTCCAACAGCACACTGGACCACAGTGAGCCTCAGCGAGGCGTGGAACAG GTCTACAATGTTGGGAATGTCGGTTGGATGTAACAAACCGATTGAGCTGGAAACATGTTTGCAGAGTATTAATGTCAGTCATTTGGTAACGGTCCAATATGGGGTTTTATCAAACCCCTCAACCTCTGACATCCCATTTCTTCCTGTCGTGGATGGGGACTTCCTTCCAGATGAAGTAGAT GCATTGATAAGTAATTCCAGCATCCAAAAGAAGGAAGTTTTTTTGGGTCTGAATCATGATGAAGGAACTTACTTCTTAGTCTACACAGTTGCTGGTTTTGATATCACCAGCCAAAGTCTCATCACCAAGGCTCAATTTCTCAATGGACTGGACCACATATTGGCAAGTGCTCAAACTATCACAAAGGAAACAGTAACTTTTCAGTATACTGACTGGGCAGATGAGGAGAACGGCACCAAAAATCGTGACTCACTGAACAGAATGCTTTCGGAATATATGTTCATCTGTCCAGTAACAGATTTTGCCTACAG GTATCAAAAAGCTGGTGGTAAGCCTTTCCTTTATTACTTCCAACACCGATCATCCAGAAACCCGTGGCCAGAATGGATGGGTGTCATGCATGGCTACGAGATTGAATTTGTGTTTGGATTACCACTGAATCCATCTCTGGGATacacagaagaggaggtgaaCATGAGCAAGAGGTTCATGAAGTATTGGGCCACCTTTGCTCGAACTGG GAATCCAGGCATTGATGGACAACCCTGGCCCATGTTCACTAGTGAAAAAAGGGAGTATGTCACTCTGGATACCCAGAATCCAGAATACAAGTCAAACCTGAGAGCTGATGACTGCCAATTCTGGAACAGTTTAATACCTCAAATTAGAAAAATGGCAG CTGATCTGCAGACTTGCAGTGGAGCAATTGAGCCAATCCTTTCTttcacttccttccttcttaTGTCTCTTTATTACCTTCTGATCCAGTAA